One Maribacter sp. HTCC2170 genomic window, ATTGTACTTGCGGTTTTTATGGCCTTCGCCATTGATTCCGAACAATTAATAACAGATTATAACATCCTAATGAAAATCGCCCTATTTGCCCCAGCAGTTGTCGCAGGTATTTGGGGAGCAACGTTGTCCTCTGCTTTAGGCGGTATTCTTGGTGGCCCTAGAATTTTACAGGCAATGTCTAACGACAAAGTAACTCCAAAGATTTTTGGTAAAGGTAGAGGGGTGAACAATGAACCAATCAATGCACTTTTCTTGGTATTTCTAATTGCCGAAGCAGGTATATTAATTGGAGAATTGGATGTTATTGCCAGAGTAGTCTCTATGTTCTATTTAACTGCCTACGGATTTATAAATATTTCATACTTCTTGGAAAGCTGGGCAAATCCCGATTTTCAGCCCTCGTTCAAAATCAAAAGCTGGATTGGCCTACTGGGTTTCATCGCATGTTTTGTGGTGATGTTCAAACTTGATATGATTGCAATGATGGCAGCGTTGGCTGTAATTACGGCGCTTTACTTTGGCCTACAGAGAAAAGAGGTTAAAATTCAATCTAACGATGTCTGGCGTAGCGTTTGGGAGAATGTCGTGAACAAGGGACTTAAGAAGATTGATGAAAAAGATGACGAAAATTCGAACTGGAATCCCAATATTATTCTTTTCAGTGGAAAAAGTGACCACCAATCCTATTTATTGGAGTTGAGCAAAACCGTATCAGGAAGAACCGGTATAGTCACCAATTTTAAACTGATTCTAGACAAGGATAATGATGTTCCTTTACGTAAGGCTGAGCAAACGGTCAGAGATGATAATTTTAAGGAACTTGGGATTTTTGGGCGTCAAATCAAGGTTGACAATATTTATACCGGCATCACGAATATCGCTTCAACATTTGGTTTTTCTGGAGTTGAGCCAAATACCATAATGATGGGATGGCCCAAAGGATTGGAAAGTTCAACGGAGTACGCAAAAATGACTGAAACTCTCTTGTATCTGGACTATAACCTTTTGTACTTGGATTTTGATAGAAATGCCAAATTTGGTAACTATCAAACCGTAGATCTTTGGTGGCGAGAAACCGATAGTAAAAATGCTGAAATGATGCTTAATATTGCCCGTTTCATCATTGCATTCCCAAAATGGAACAATACCAGCATTCGTGTGCTGTTCGTGAACAATAACAATGTTGATATTGAATTGATACGAAATAAAATCGCCCGACTGGTTGATGACCTCAGGGTTAATGTAGAAATCAAAATCATCAACAATGCGGTTGAGCAAAAACCTTTCTATGATATTATCTCAGAGGAATCCAGTAGTACCAACTTGACCTTAGTTGGTATCCCAAATTATAGGATTGAAAAGCAGGCAGAGTTTGTCCTAAAAACAAACCACCTATTTGAAACTATTGGTTCTACCCTACTTGTCAAAGCAGCCAATAATTTTAATGAGTTGGATTTGGACCTCATTCAGAATGAAACTGAACAAGAATAATGAATGACAAACATCTAATAAAGCCTTGGTTTGCAATACTGCTGTTAATGCAATTGGTTGTAGCTGGTATTGCTATTGCAACCGATATTATTTATTTTAAAATCGGTGTGGCCGGTCTTGGTATCATAGCCCTAATGTATGCACACAAACATCACTTGAATAAGGTTTTAGACGTATGGGTAGTTGCAATAGCATTTGGGGCATCTATGGTGGGGGATTGTTTCCTTTCCAGTATGAACGGCAACAGCTCAATGTTCATGATCGGAATTGCCTTTTACTTATTGGCCCACATTGGATACTTATTGTTTTCGGTGCTTAACGGTATAATTAAACGGGGATTAACTGTGGGCATTCTAATTGCCTTTTTGATTTTCTATTTTTTAGCCTTATATCCTAGCATTCCAGATAAATTATTGGCGCTTATCGTCTTGTTCTATTTGGTTGTTTCCTGCGTGTCGGTAGGAGCTGCATTTGGTATTAAAGCTTGTCCAAAAGTTAAATGGCCCTTTGTTATTGGAATAGCATTGGTCTTGTTTTCAGACACTATTATATCCTTAAAGGAATTTGTAAAGTACAATTCCCTTGATTTTATGATATTACCCACCTATTACCTTGCACAAATTGGTATTACTCTTGGGTTATATTATAAAAGTTTAAGGAAAGAGATGCATCTATAACTCTTTCTAAAGGTTTGCAAACGAATAATATACCATTAGTGGTTTGATCGCTTAGAAACATAAGAATATTCCTAAATTGACTACAACAATTGTAAAATGAAGAAAATCGCATTGCCAGAAACCCCTCATTCCATTCAAAAGGGAGTCCCTTTGAAGCTGGTTCTTGACAGACTAGCGGTAACGCAGTTAGCTAATAACTTACAAGCAGTATATAGTCCTTTTATGAAAGATGACTTCATTGAAAATGTTATACAGAAAATCGAACCTCTTACGCTCAAAGAAAGAGGAAGTATGATTGCAGCTGCTATGAGAAATCATTTGCCCAACAACTATACAAAGGCAATTTCAATTCTTATTAAGTCATTAACACCACCTCTTGAACGTACTGATAAACTTGGATTATCCGGACTATTCTATATGCCTCATGTCTCATTTGTTGCATTGTATGGTCTCGATATAGACTATAACAAGAACATAGATCCTTTTGACGTTTCTATGAAAGCCCAATATGAACTGACGAAAAGGTTTTCATCAGAATTTTCAATTCGTGAATTCCTTATTACTCGACCAGAAAGGACATTTGGAGTATTGAATGAATGGATTTACAATTCCAATCCACATGTGCGCAGATTGTGTTCAGAGGGTACAAGGCCCAGGTTACCATGGGCAAAGAAAATACAGTCTTTAGTGATTGACCCAAGTCCCTCATTCAGAATACTCGAAGAATTGAAGAACGACCCTGATTTATATGTAAGAAGAAGTGTTGCAAATCACGTTGGCGACATTGCGAAAGACAACTTGGAAATAGCCCTAATCATGTGTGAGTCATGGCTAAGTGATTTATCAAACGAACTTAAGTGGGTAATTAGACACGCACTTAGGCATCCAGCTAAGAAGGGAAACAAGGATGCTTTAAAAATTAGAGCTTTAGCAAAGAAAAACTGACTTCAACAAGAAGTACAGTGCATAGCCTTTGGAAAACACACCATTCATTAATACTTGCCGGTAATTTAAAACTAAGTAGAAATATTTTCAAAAGAGTAACAATTAAACTTTCTGGTCGTCATAAATAAAACTAATAAAATGAATAAGCTACTTACATTACTTTTAGCCCTTCTACTTTCCTTTACGATCAGTGCTCAAAAAGAAAAAAAAGAAATTGATCAATTCGTAAACGAATTAGATCAAAAAATTCCTCAATTATTAAATGACTTCATTGTTCCTGGAACAGCAATTGCCATTATAGAAAATGGCGAGATCATCCTACAAAAAGGATATGGCTTTTCCAATATTGATAAAGGGACTCAAGTGACAAACACAACAGGTTTTAATATTGGGTCTATTTCTAAAACCATTGCTGCTTGGGGAGTAATGAAACTAGTGCAAGAAGGTAAAATTGACCTTGATGCTCCAGCTGAAAAATATCTTACTAGATGGCAATTGCCAAAATCTGAATTTGATTCAGATAAAGTCACGATTAGAAGACTTTTAAGTCATACAGCTGGTTTATCATTACATGGATACCCAGGTTGGTCTCCAAAAGATGATTTACCCACTATTGAAGAATCTTTAGATGGAAAAAACAATGGTCCTGGACGTGTTGAGATAATTATGGAACCAGGAACGAAATGGAAATATTCAGGAGGTGGTTTTTCTATTCTACAATTAATTGTTGAAGAAGTTACCAAGCAAAAATTTGAAAATTATATGCAATCAGAAATATTAAATCCTCTAGGAATGACCAGTAGTAGTTATACCATAGATGAAAAAATATTGAATTCTTCATCTTTAGAGCACAACAGTTTTGGTGAAGTCATAGACTTTGAATTGTTTACAGCTCAAGCAGCAGCAGGATTGCATACCACAATTAACGATTTTACAAAATTTGCATTAGCAAGTCTTTATGCGAATAAAAGCAATAAGCAGCATCAACAAATTTTATCTGCGTCGAATCTACAACTAATGATGACAGCTGCTCCAAATTCAAACGAAAGTTACGGTTTAGGGTATCAGGTTGAAACAATTAAAGGAACTTCAATGACTTTAGCCGGACATGGTGGAGCTAATTCAGGGTGGCATGCCTTTTTACGTGTAAATCCGGTAACCAATGATGGTTTAATTATGATTACAAATGGAGGTGCAGGCTATAATATATACAGTCAAATATATTGCGATTGGATCTATTGGAAAACAGGGGAATCAATGGGTAATCGTTGTAATATAGTTCCTTCTATTGCCACTAGATTAAAAAGTATTATTGACACAGAAGGTATCGATAACATAGAATCCCAGTATATAGACTTAAAGAAAAATGAAGCCAATGAGTACAATTTTTCAGAGGA contains:
- a CDS encoding lysoplasmalogenase; this translates as MNDKHLIKPWFAILLLMQLVVAGIAIATDIIYFKIGVAGLGIIALMYAHKHHLNKVLDVWVVAIAFGASMVGDCFLSSMNGNSSMFMIGIAFYLLAHIGYLLFSVLNGIIKRGLTVGILIAFLIFYFLALYPSIPDKLLALIVLFYLVVSCVSVGAAFGIKACPKVKWPFVIGIALVLFSDTIISLKEFVKYNSLDFMILPTYYLAQIGITLGLYYKSLRKEMHL
- a CDS encoding amino acid permease, which codes for MAEKKKFGTFAGVFTPSILTILGVIMYMRLGWVVGNAGLFGAIAIIIIAHIIAVTTGLSVSSVATDKKIGAGGIYYVLSRSMGIPIGGSIGIALYVGTAFSVALYLIGFAESFNSFFGFGMSVNDFRLTGTIALCSLTVLALISTSLALKTQFFILAAIIVSLISIFLGTTEFAPQSVAMFSSEGSVSLEVVFAVFFPAVTGFTAGIAMSGDLEDSKRSIPVGTLAAIGTGLVVYIVLAVFMAFAIDSEQLITDYNILMKIALFAPAVVAGIWGATLSSALGGILGGPRILQAMSNDKVTPKIFGKGRGVNNEPINALFLVFLIAEAGILIGELDVIARVVSMFYLTAYGFINISYFLESWANPDFQPSFKIKSWIGLLGFIACFVVMFKLDMIAMMAALAVITALYFGLQRKEVKIQSNDVWRSVWENVVNKGLKKIDEKDDENSNWNPNIILFSGKSDHQSYLLELSKTVSGRTGIVTNFKLILDKDNDVPLRKAEQTVRDDNFKELGIFGRQIKVDNIYTGITNIASTFGFSGVEPNTIMMGWPKGLESSTEYAKMTETLLYLDYNLLYLDFDRNAKFGNYQTVDLWWRETDSKNAEMMLNIARFIIAFPKWNNTSIRVLFVNNNNVDIELIRNKIARLVDDLRVNVEIKIINNAVEQKPFYDIISEESSSTNLTLVGIPNYRIEKQAEFVLKTNHLFETIGSTLLVKAANNFNELDLDLIQNETEQE
- a CDS encoding serine hydrolase, coding for MNKLLTLLLALLLSFTISAQKEKKEIDQFVNELDQKIPQLLNDFIVPGTAIAIIENGEIILQKGYGFSNIDKGTQVTNTTGFNIGSISKTIAAWGVMKLVQEGKIDLDAPAEKYLTRWQLPKSEFDSDKVTIRRLLSHTAGLSLHGYPGWSPKDDLPTIEESLDGKNNGPGRVEIIMEPGTKWKYSGGGFSILQLIVEEVTKQKFENYMQSEILNPLGMTSSSYTIDEKILNSSSLEHNSFGEVIDFELFTAQAAAGLHTTINDFTKFALASLYANKSNKQHQQILSASNLQLMMTAAPNSNESYGLGYQVETIKGTSMTLAGHGGANSGWHAFLRVNPVTNDGLIMITNGGAGYNIYSQIYCDWIYWKTGESMGNRCNIVPSIATRLKSIIDTEGIDNIESQYIDLKKNEANEYNFSEDQLNQLGYHYLGKDKVDFAVAIFKTNINAFPKSSNVYDSYGEALLKRGEKEKAIENYLKSVELNPANEGGIKVLKDLGVNTEGLFKEVIIEEKVLQSYVGSYELAPEFVIAVSRDGSQLKAQATGQGEFEIYPRSENVFYLKVVEAQVTFNTNEDGEVVSMTLLQGGQETIGLKLKN
- a CDS encoding DNA alkylation repair protein, whose product is MKKIALPETPHSIQKGVPLKLVLDRLAVTQLANNLQAVYSPFMKDDFIENVIQKIEPLTLKERGSMIAAAMRNHLPNNYTKAISILIKSLTPPLERTDKLGLSGLFYMPHVSFVALYGLDIDYNKNIDPFDVSMKAQYELTKRFSSEFSIREFLITRPERTFGVLNEWIYNSNPHVRRLCSEGTRPRLPWAKKIQSLVIDPSPSFRILEELKNDPDLYVRRSVANHVGDIAKDNLEIALIMCESWLSDLSNELKWVIRHALRHPAKKGNKDALKIRALAKKN